Genomic segment of Xylanivirga thermophila:
CCCCCTCTACCCTTTCTCCATTGAAAATATTGTACTGTGTCTGAACCATGGGCTATTGCGTGGATAGATGATAGAAGGTGCATACCAGGTCTTTTAAGCTTTGATACTGGTTGCCAGTTTGTCATACTCGGTGTACTTTCCATGAGCATAAAAGGTTTGCCACCCTTTAGTGAACGATTGATGTCATGGACAAAAGAAACATCACTTGCCAATTCCCAATCGGGTCTATTGCCATGCCATTGAGGATAGTTATCCCATGAGATTACATCTATATAGGGAGCCATTTCCCAGTAATTAAGTCCTTCAAAAGTACCCATGAAATTTGTAGTAACTGGTATGTTGGGTGTTATTTCCTTTAAGGGGGCAATCTCGTTTTTATAGAATTCTAGTGTTTGATGGGTTACAAATCGCATCCAATCTAAATTAAGTCCATGGATTTTAGTGTCCCCATTTGGGGCGGGAGATTGTATTTGGGACCAGTCGGTATAAGTATGTCCCCAGAAGGCAGTCCACCAAGCATAGTTTAGTTTGTCAAGATCATTGCCATATTTTTGTTTTAGCCATGTTCTAAATGCGTCTTGACATAGTGGACAATGGCATTCGCCACTATATTCATTGGATATATGCCATGCTAAGAGCGCTGGATGGTCTTTATATCTATCTGCCAACATTTTATTTATAAGTCTAGTTTTTTCTCTGTAAATGGGTGAGGTAAAGCAATGATTATGACGTTCACCAGGAAGATTTCGCACCCTATTTGCCCGCACCCTCAAGACTTCAGGGTATTTTTGCGCCAGCCATAGAGGACGTGCACCACTTGGAGTAGCAAGGATTGCATATATATTATTGTCTGCTAATTTATCTAGTATATTATCCAGCCATTCAAATTGAAATTTTCCTTCTTCGGGCTCTAGTGCATCCCATGCAAATATACCAACGGACATTACATTGCAATGGGCCAGTTTCATCAATCTTATATCCTCATCTAAAATTTCCGGATTTTTAATCCATTGATCAGGATTATAATCTCCTCCGTGTAACATATGTGGATATTTACAATTTATAGGGGGATATTTCATATTATCACTCCTTAATCATTATTAAATCTTGAAATATTCTTGATATGATATAACTATATTGATATTATATTATTTAATAAACATCTATACAATCGAATTATATTGATCTTAATATAAATATATTGATGTAGGAGTGGTTTCTTTGAATACTATTTTTCCGATTATTACGGAACAGGATGCCAAACTGCCATTCTATCTTAAGGGAATAGGATCTCAGGAGAATCAAGAGCATATAGTACGGGATGGAGGTTTTTCGTGTTATCACTGGCTTTATACAGTTACGGGTTGTGGTAAGCTAGTTATAGAAGGCAATGAGTATAGATTGGGTGAAAATATGGGCTTTTTATTGGCACCAAATGTACCCCATGAATATTATCCTGTTAGCCAGCCATGGGAGACAAGATGGTTAATATTTGATGGAGATGCAGTATTAGATGTTTTAAAGACTGTGGGTTTTAGAAGATATGAGATATATAATTTTCCTAACCATCAATATTTAGACAGTATATTTAATGAAATATATGTATCGCTATTATCAAATAGTTCCATAAAGAGTGTTGAGTGTTCTTCTGTTATATATCACTTTATAATAGCCCTTAAAAAGGCTGCCATTTTATCCGATGATTTAGATTGTAAGGGGCAGTATTATGTTACATCGACCATACAGTATATGCAGGCCCATTATAATGAAGACATTTCGCTAGATGATATTGCATCATCAGTTGATATATCCCCATGTCATTTATGTCGTATATTTAAGGATGGCTTGGGAATGACAGTATTTCAATATCTAACTCTTTTGAGGATACAGAAGGCAAAGCAGTATCTAATAGAGGATACATCTATGCCTGTAAAGGATATAGCAATTAAGATCGGATATAATGATATTAGCTATTTTTGCTCTATTTTTAAGCAATATGAAAATATAACACCAATGCAGTTTAGAAAGATGCATGGCATTAGATAGGAAGTAGTTCATAGAAAAATATCTTGTATTATGATAGAATATGTCGGGATGTGAGAAAATTATACTAGAAGGGTGATAATAATTGGAGGAGTTTTTTACTAAAAAGTTAAATGTATTTATTATATCCATCATATGTACTCTGCTCTGGGGAAGTGCATTTCCAGTTGTAAAGATCAGCTATGAAAAATTACAGATAGCACCTGAAGATATATATTCAAAGATATATTTTGCCGGATTAAGATTTTTTATAGCTTCTATGCTTGTTTTTTTAGTGGCCAAGCTTATATTGAGGATGGACATAAGGATTAAGAAGAAAGATATAAAGCCAATAGTAACGCTGGGTATGCTTCAAACTTCGTTACAGTATTTTTTCTTTTATATAGGAGTAGCAAATACCTCAGGCATAAAAAGTGCCATATTGCAAGGCAGCGGGACTTTTTTTACGGTGTTGGCTGCTCATTTTGTATATTCTGATGACAGGATAAATATGAGAAAAATTTTAAGTCTTGCTTTGGGGTTTGGTGGTATATTGGCCATAAATATGGGAAAAGGTTTTGATAGTAGTTTTACATTTATGGGAGAAGGTTTTTTATTATTATCAGCACTTGTTAGCACTATAGCGACCATATATGTAAAATCAATATCTCAAGATATAGATCCCGTTATTTTAACTGGCAGTCAAATGTTTGCAGGTTCAATATTGTTACTAATTGTAGGTAAGGTAGGAATGCACGGAGGAGGATTAAACTTTAATAGTACCACTATAGGGCTATTAGTATATGCAGCATTTATTTCCTCTTGCGCTTTTTTATTATGGTATACACTATTAAAATATAATAAGGCGGGTGAGATAAGCATATATAGGCTCTTTATTCCCGTATTTGGTTCTATGTTGTCTGTTGCTTTTATAGAAGGGGAAACTTTTACTATAAAGCTCTTTATAGGATTACTTATGGTAGTAGCAGGTATGACTGTTTTAAATGCTGGCAATGGACATAAAAATATGTGAATTTTAGTACTTTAGTAGTATAAAATAAGCCCAAAGGGCTTATTTTTATACCTGATTATACTATGCGCAAAATTTGACAGCTACTAATTATTATTGTATAATATTAGTTGTTACCTTTTTGCTGCCATATGATTTACATTCAAATTTGAAAATAATTCGATGCGTTTAAAATTAAATTTTAAATAAAAAGGAGTGGTTTGTTATTAGAGTATTCAAAAAATTGAAAATTGTTTTATCATTGATATTGGTTGGAATAATATTATTTAGTGTTAATGCATATGCTTATGATAATAAAAACAATTCAAATGAAGGTCAAAAAAAAGAAAAGCTTATTTTTGCTGATGCAGGTTGGGATAGCATAAAGATTCACAATGCAATAGCTGCTACGATAATTGAGAATGGATATGGATATAAAACGGATATTATGACTGGTTCATCTCCTATAGTAATAAGGGGCATTAGACAAGGTGATATTGATATATGTATGGAGTCTTGGACGGATAATATAAAAGATGTTTATGAACCAGGTATAGAAAATGGGGAGATTATAGAATTATCAGTCAATTTTGATGACAATGCTCAAGGACTGTACGTGCCTACCTATGTCATAGAAGGAGATAAGGAACGGGGTATAGAGCCCCTTGCACCTGATCTTAAATCCATAAAAGATTTACCAAGATACTGGGATGTATTTAATGATCCCGATATGCCAAATAAGGGTAGAATATATGGGGCACCGCCAAACTGGGCTTCCGATGAAATACTTAGAACAAAGATGGATACGTATAAATTGGATGAAACATATGACTATTTTAATCCAGGTTCTGATACTTCCCTTAATACATCCATTGTTTCCGCCTATGAGAAGGGAGAACCATGGGTGGGATATTATTGGGATCCTACATGGATAACTGGGAAATATGATATGACTCTTTTGGAGGATGAACCATATACTGAAGAAAAATGGGCTAATGGATATAGATGTGAATTTCCAGGTGTTAGGGTTACTATTGCTGTAAACAAGAATTTACCTGAAAAAACTCCGGAGGTTGCAGAGTTTTTGAAAAATTATAAAACTAGTACTAAGTTAACTAGTGAGATGCTTGCCTATATGCAGGATAACGATGCTGAGCCGGAAGAAGTGGCAAAATGGTTTTTACAGGAGCATAAAGATATATGGACAAAGTGGGTTCCAGATGATATAGCTCAAAAGGTAAATGCATCCATAGTTTCAGGTAACAAATGGTTAGATATGGGGATAAGGGAATTTCCACAGGCGTTTAGTATTAGATTTGGATTTTATGTGGAAAAGTTTGTAGACTGGCTTACAAGGCATTGCCAAGGCTTTTTTGATGGTTTAGGTACAGGAGTTAATTGGATCGTATCACATATACAAAAATTCCTAACTTTTATCCCGTGGTTTATATTCATTCTGCTTATATTTATTTTGGGATGGAGAATGATTGACTTAAAGTCAGGTTTTATATATGCTATTATGACATTTTTAATAGGAACATTGGGATTATGGAATGAAATGATGTTTACCCTATCTATAGTATTAACCGGTGTAATAATTTCTATAATAATAGGTATTCCAATAGGCATTCACATGGCTTACAATTCAAAGGTAGAGGCATTTATGAAACCATTGCTGGATGGGGCTCAAACTATGCCAAGTTTTGTCCATCTAATACCAGCTATGATATTCTTTGGTTTAGGAACGGTGCCTGCAGTTTTTGCTACTATAATATATTCTACAGCGCCATGTATAAGGCTTACCAACTTGGCCATAAGACGCGTTCCTAAAGAGATGAGAGAAGCGGCATATTCATATGGCTCATCTTCGTGGCAGGTGCTCACAAAAGTAGAACTTCCCCAAGCTATGCCTACTATAATGACAGGTATAAATCAAACTACAATGGCAGCTATGTCCATGGTAGTAATATCATCCATGATAGGTGCTAAAGGATTGGGTGAAAAGGTACTTATAGCTATCAATAGAACGGATATTGCAATGGGATTTGATGCTGGAATAAGTATTGTTTTTCTTGCGATAATAATAGACAGAATCACCCAAACCATATCTAAAAAATATAAGCATGTATAATGAGTGTAAAGGAGGTGCAACATGGCATATAAAATAGAAGTTAAAAATTTGGTAAAGATATTTGGCTCCAGATCCGGGATGGCACTTGATAGATTAAAAAAAGGCTGGACCAAACAGGATATTTTAAATAAGACGGGTCAGACAGTAGGTGTAAACAATGTATCCTTTTCTGTTAAAGAAGGAGAGATATTTGTAATAATAGGCCTATCGGGGAGTGGCAAGTCCACGTTGATACGTTGTCTTAATCTCTTAAATAAGCCTACATCAGGGCAGATAATAGTTGATGGAGAGGATATTGTAAAATATGACAAAAAGCAGCTCAGAGAATTTAGACAGAAAAAGATGGCTATGGTATTCCAACAATTTGGACTTTTTACCCATAGGACGGTATTGGGAAATGTGGAGTACGGCCTTGAGATAAGGGGTATAGATAAGGAGAAAAGATATCAAATAGCTATGGAGGCTATTGAAGAAGTAGGGTTAAAGGGTTGGGAAGAAAAAATGC
This window contains:
- a CDS encoding beta-galactosidase → MKYPPINCKYPHMLHGGDYNPDQWIKNPEILDEDIRLMKLAHCNVMSVGIFAWDALEPEEGKFQFEWLDNILDKLADNNIYAILATPSGARPLWLAQKYPEVLRVRANRVRNLPGERHNHCFTSPIYREKTRLINKMLADRYKDHPALLAWHISNEYSGECHCPLCQDAFRTWLKQKYGNDLDKLNYAWWTAFWGHTYTDWSQIQSPAPNGDTKIHGLNLDWMRFVTHQTLEFYKNEIAPLKEITPNIPVTTNFMGTFEGLNYWEMAPYIDVISWDNYPQWHGNRPDWELASDVSFVHDINRSLKGGKPFMLMESTPSMTNWQPVSKLKRPGMHLLSSIHAIAHGSDTVQYFQWRKGRGGSEKFHGAVVDHCGHENTRVFNDVTEVGKTLEKLDDIVGTTVKPEVAIIYDWENRWAIDDALGPRREKKDYLLTCQSHYRPFWNRGISVDVIDMDADFSNYKLLIAPMLYMVRPGVAERIEKFVKDGGTFITTYWSGIVDENDLCFLGGFPGPLKKVTGIWSEEIDALYDDDVNFIVPEKNSTLELNDEYEAKELCDLIHTETAHVLARYKSDFYAGRPALTVNEYGKGKAYYIAFRNNNDFLDDFYEILVDKLSIKKSLDTKLPLGVTAQLRTDGENKFIFLLNFAPQKNIVDLKQVEFLDILSGEKVSRKIELPGYGLRILKKVL
- a CDS encoding AraC family transcriptional regulator, whose translation is MNTIFPIITEQDAKLPFYLKGIGSQENQEHIVRDGGFSCYHWLYTVTGCGKLVIEGNEYRLGENMGFLLAPNVPHEYYPVSQPWETRWLIFDGDAVLDVLKTVGFRRYEIYNFPNHQYLDSIFNEIYVSLLSNSSIKSVECSSVIYHFIIALKKAAILSDDLDCKGQYYVTSTIQYMQAHYNEDISLDDIASSVDISPCHLCRIFKDGLGMTVFQYLTLLRIQKAKQYLIEDTSMPVKDIAIKIGYNDISYFCSIFKQYENITPMQFRKMHGIR
- a CDS encoding DMT family transporter, with protein sequence MEEFFTKKLNVFIISIICTLLWGSAFPVVKISYEKLQIAPEDIYSKIYFAGLRFFIASMLVFLVAKLILRMDIRIKKKDIKPIVTLGMLQTSLQYFFFYIGVANTSGIKSAILQGSGTFFTVLAAHFVYSDDRINMRKILSLALGFGGILAINMGKGFDSSFTFMGEGFLLLSALVSTIATIYVKSISQDIDPVILTGSQMFAGSILLLIVGKVGMHGGGLNFNSTTIGLLVYAAFISSCAFLLWYTLLKYNKAGEISIYRLFIPVFGSMLSVAFIEGETFTIKLFIGLLMVVAGMTVLNAGNGHKNM
- a CDS encoding glycine betaine ABC transporter substrate-binding protein, whose translation is MKIVLSLILVGIILFSVNAYAYDNKNNSNEGQKKEKLIFADAGWDSIKIHNAIAATIIENGYGYKTDIMTGSSPIVIRGIRQGDIDICMESWTDNIKDVYEPGIENGEIIELSVNFDDNAQGLYVPTYVIEGDKERGIEPLAPDLKSIKDLPRYWDVFNDPDMPNKGRIYGAPPNWASDEILRTKMDTYKLDETYDYFNPGSDTSLNTSIVSAYEKGEPWVGYYWDPTWITGKYDMTLLEDEPYTEEKWANGYRCEFPGVRVTIAVNKNLPEKTPEVAEFLKNYKTSTKLTSEMLAYMQDNDAEPEEVAKWFLQEHKDIWTKWVPDDIAQKVNASIVSGNKWLDMGIREFPQAFSIRFGFYVEKFVDWLTRHCQGFFDGLGTGVNWIVSHIQKFLTFIPWFIFILLIFILGWRMIDLKSGFIYAIMTFLIGTLGLWNEMMFTLSIVLTGVIISIIIGIPIGIHMAYNSKVEAFMKPLLDGAQTMPSFVHLIPAMIFFGLGTVPAVFATIIYSTAPCIRLTNLAIRRVPKEMREAAYSYGSSSWQVLTKVELPQAMPTIMTGINQTTMAAMSMVVISSMIGAKGLGEKVLIAINRTDIAMGFDAGISIVFLAIIIDRITQTISKKYKHV